A window of Amphiprion ocellaris isolate individual 3 ecotype Okinawa chromosome 12, ASM2253959v1, whole genome shotgun sequence contains these coding sequences:
- the LOC111574960 gene encoding uncharacterized protein LOC111574960 isoform X3 yields the protein MKTALFIVGLIFFCCESTERTTAEGQLDAGFVQSECRDRYLWIHVASGQTPRFEAVDGTEVHSIGEQLASRCGYTISIFKMDSYTTFRASYYSCFTQNQNDEVFTFRFNVLVSDRGGRWTSQSVSAVCPGLTWTHREIICEEDYMEVNVNRESSCGGHQGDGGKVWQEAFAQAQKTASLTWQLMFRRSDGQVSSMSVTEAQRWGYSLTTTAQRVVLRSPYKQPHAEVTMVAGVSVKVVQVSLFFKQKLVMVMIDMSMACTVNTGSFDGDRLLWDIPRVLTPLVGEGARFESRSFSLGVESVLLDEPTMTSRGFNMVQRGGMIQISVPFGAEGGYRKSLVVNNMYKEAYTIFLLYEHVFSLLYEDGSNIDTRHRMLRVLDTPLVCRPPFSLNQTVGGGKEFNVYLGNIPTDVILEDVWINGKRLPMSETSQQGFNISPVVHTNGSRSYELRLPFEDENVHWMYLGGGVVEYSIDINFTLTILPQRNSYYYHTFITARVFNRFPPEITAQCSDEGIFFSVAKPPHSHIIWEVGIDHEPLTQQLVAQRGYRLYNDSHRSTLEVPVFSVGYTYEEINLSNFYATFKLLLRDSKSLEVQTSTSKRCLFRTEDMIVCSADGTMTVVTTPSSTWPTVQPEKTTLLDPTCKPKETDRARALFEFKLDSCGTRAMVSEWYMVYENEILHDRLLMTDGPNFISRETQFKVTVRCFYPLGAVNRLSVDRIFKSAIPGLGSVKVFESHTDPTNKFTTKHCPDQSSARATNTPTNHVNPAPAAEEVLPHPGIMPPPKPGPSHFITVPGGHKKQLPLLNFPNPNLSPETQNHQVFQQVSSPLRHLMLWTEDRNVFSSPTDSHFHSSLPRYDLLPDSRAQLSHLNTPSVDFTKVKAETSRHSEGYLGLDLDSLGMHNEAPVVQQLGSSSQTPTPQGLNSLRDNFWHSALTWGLPTPGLNGIVKQSPESPVQSFTVQSSLSMPDLSQQHETHPTMSNYKSLGGRMEMANMRGRPLNLPQSQDEHQMHQFQPALQTPGRISYKLHLPSKDKNYDPAHTKHTTSKNHVPDSSGEPQLFVSGELTSTATSQVDQNLEKIGSIERRNVQPAVQNIRVKPLSKIVSSGPHLNQKPVAQKTNSQSSSPSSYTTSTKAVNNGGNPWTSQQLLGSNTREEHVLKRTGFLLPTQNQNHRDSVQDKWDWSDLPSNHQEHEQKLVSTSSKQQGHKKNLVLSPRCQQGREQKLVHPSQNQQGYDHVQSATETQNRGQESASFWRNIFPTAGASHIRVRPPSGLSGRLQTYDLSSLQNSQIPDSVSTGGTSRISFHSFTPQTIREYQTTEPSTLNVGGLKPSGGEARFTGPHTGPNGSKDLDSTLKIQSRFGCSGVSSQNGGSIHRGIFRGKQVS from the exons ATGAAAACTGCTTTGTTCATCGTTGG ACTCATCTTTTTCTGCTGTGAGTCCACAGAAAGAACAACAGCTGAAGGCCAACTAGATG CAGGTTTTGTCCAGTCTGAGTGTCGAGATCGTTACCTGTGGATCCACGTGGCCTCAGGACAGACGCCTCGTTTCGAGGCCGTCG ATGGAACTGAAGTCCACTCTATTGGTGAGCAGCTTGCGTCGCGATGTGGTTACACCATCAGCATCTTCAAGATGGACAGCTACACCACCTTCAGAGCTTCATACTATTCCTGCTTCACCCAGAACCAG aatGACGAGGTGTTCACCTTCAGGTTTAATGTGTTGGTGAGTGATCGTGGTGGCAGGTGGACCAGCCAGTCTGTTTCTGCAGTCTGTCCTGGTCTCACCTGGACTCACAGAGAGATCATCTGTGAGGAGGACTACATGGAG GTGAATGTGAACAGAGAGTCTTCATGTGGAGGTCACCAGGGGGACGGTGGAAAGGTTTGGCAGGAGGCTTTCGCTCAG GCTCAGAAGACGGCGAGCTTGACTTGGCAGCTGATGTTCAGGCGGAGTGATGGGCAGGTTTCCTCCATGTCTGTCACTGAGGCCCAAAGGTGGGGTTACAGCCTGACCACCACCGCCCAGAGGGTGGTGCTTCGATCTCCATACAAACAGCCGCATGCTGAGGTCACGATG GTGGCTGGCGTCTCTGTCAAGGTTGTCCAGGTTTCTCTGTTCTTTAAGCAGAAGCTGGTCATGGTGATGATTGACATGTCCATGGCCTGTACAGTCA ATACAGGCTCTTTTGATGGGGACCGGCTCCTCTGGGACATCCCCCGGGTCCTGACTCCACTCGTCGGGGAGGGAGCAAGATTTGAGAGTCGAAGCTTCAGTCTGGGGGTGGAGAGTGTGCTGCTGGATGAACCCACCATGACCTCCAGAGGATTCAATATGGTCCAACGAGGAGGAATGATCCAGATCAGCGTTCCGTTTGGAGCTGAAGGTGGCTACAGGAAG aGTTTGGTGGTGAACAACATGTACAAGGAGGCGTATACGATCTTCCTGCTGTACGAACacgtcttctctctgctgtatGAAGACGGCAGCAACATCGACACCAGGCACAGAATGCTCCGAGTACTCGACACACCACTGGTTTGCCGTCCTCCCTTCAGCCTCAATC aGACAGTCGGTGGTGGCAAGGAGTTCAACGTCTACCTGGGTAACATTCCCACTGATGTCATCTTAGAGGACGTCTGGATCAATGGGAAGCGGCTGCCAATGTCAGAGACATCACAACAAGGCTTCAATATCAGTCCTGTTGTTCACACAAATGGCAGTCGAAGTTATGAGCTCCGATTGCCCTTTGAGGATGAAAATGTGCACTGGATG TATTTAGGTGGAGGTGTAGTGGAATACTCCATCGATATAAACTTCACTTTAACCATCCTGCCTCAGAGAAATTCCTACTACTACCACACCTTCATTACAGCACGAGTGTTCAACAGAT TCCCTCCAGAAATCACTGCTCAGTGTTCAGATGAAGGAATCTTCTTCAGCGTGGCCAAACCTCCTCACAGTCATATTATCTGGGAGGTTGGCATCGACCATGAACCTCTGACGCAACAACTGGTGGCCCAAAGAGGATATCGCCTCTACAACGACAGCCACAGAAGCACCCTGGAAGTCCCTGTGTTCTCTGTTGGGTACACATATGAA gaAATAAACTTGTCAAACTTTTATGCAACATTTAAGCTTCTTCTGAGAGACTCCAAATCTCTGGAGGTCCAGACATCCACCTCCAAACGCTGCCTCTTCCGAACTGAGGACATGATAG TTTGCTCTGCAGATGGGACCATGACGGTGGTGACAACCCCATCCTCCACCTGGCCCACAGTTCAGCCTGAGAAAACCACTCTGCTGGACCCCACCTGTAAGCCTAAAGAGACTGACAGAGCCAGAGCCTTGTTTGAGTTCAAGCTGGACTCCTGTGGGACCAGAGCCATG GTCAGTGAGTGGTACATGGTTTATGAGAACGAAATCCTCCATGATAGATTGCTGATGACAGATGGCCCAAACTTCATCTCCAGGGAAACTCAGTTCAA GGTCACAGTGAGGTGCTTCTATCCACTCGGTGCAGTCAACAGACTGTCTGTGGACAGGATCTTCAAATCAGCGATTCCTGGACTTGGTTCAGTCAAAGTCTTTGAGAGCCACACAG ATCCAACAAACAAATTCACTACTAAACACTGTCCAGATCAGAGTTCAGCGAGGGCCACAAACACCCCAACAAACCATGTTAACCCAGCCCCAGCTGCAGAAGAAGTTCTGCCTCATCCCGGCATCATGCCTCCACCAAAACCTGGGCCCAGTCACTTCATCACAGTGCCAGGAGGACACAAGAAGCAGCTCCCCTTATTAAACTTTCCAAACCCAAATCTTTCTCCTGAAACTCAAAACCACCAAGTCTTTCAACAGGTTTCATCTCCTCTTCGTCATCTCATGCTCTGGACAGAGGACCGAAATGTATTCTCATCTCCAACAGATTCCCACTTCCACAGTTCTCTTCCCAGATATGATCTGTTACCAGACAGCAGAGCCCAGCTGTCACATCTCAACACACCAAGCGTGGACTTTAcaaaagtaaaagcagaaaCTTCAAGACACAGTGAAGGATATCTAGGCTTGGACTTGGATTCACTTGGCATGCATAATGAGGCTCCAGTTGTTCAACAGTTGGGAAGCTCCAGTCAGACTCCTACACCTCAAGGTTTAAACAGTTTAAGGGACAACTTCTGGCACTCTGCCCTGACATGGGGCCTGCCTACTCCTGGCCTAAATGGAATTGTCAAGCAAAGTCCAGAGAGTCCGGTGCAGAGTTTTACAGTCCAATCTTCTCTTAGCATGCCAGACCTGAGTCAGCAACACGAGACCCACCCAACTATGAGCAATTACAAATCCTTAGGTGGTAGGATGGAAATGGCCAACATGAGAGGAAGGCCTTTGAATCTGCCTCAAAGTCAGGATGAGCATCAAATGCATCAGTTTCAGCCAGCCCTTCAAACACCGGGCCGCATAAGCTATAAGCTGCATCTGCCCAGCAAAGACAAGAATTACGATCCCGCTCATACTAAACACACCACATCCAAAAATCATGTCCCTGATTCATCTGGAGAGCCACAGTTGTTTGTCAGTGGTGAACTGACGTCCACTGCAACCAGCCAAGTTGACCAAAACCTGGAGAAAATTGGGTCTATTGAAAGGAGGAATGTTCAGCCTGCAGTGCAGAACATAAGAGTAAAACCTTTAAGTAAAATTGTGTCTTCTGGTCCTCATCTCAATCAGAAACCTGTTGCCCAAAAGACAAACTCGCAAAGCTCTAGTCCATCCAGCTACACCACCAGTACCAAAGCTGTCAACAATGGTGGGAACCCTTGGACATCCCAACAGCTTCTGGGTTCAAACACAAGAGAGGAACATGTTCTTAAGCGAACAGGTTTTTTATTGCCAACACAGAATCAAAACCATCGTGACAGTGTCCAGGACAAATGGGATTGGTCTGATCTACCCTCAAATCACCAAGAACACGAGCAAAAACTGGTCTCCACATCCTCAAAACAGCAGGGACACAAGAAGAATCTGGTCCTTTCTCCCCGCTGCCAGCAGGGACGTGAGCAAAAACTGGTCCATCCAAGCCAGAACCAGCAGGGATATGATCATGTCCAATCAGccactgagacacaaaatagagGACAGGAATCTGCttcattttggagaaatatcTTTCCAACAGCAG GGGCGTCTCACATCAGAGTCAGACCTCCTTCTGGTCTTTCAGGAAGACTCCAGACTTATGACCTGTCCAGCCTGCAGAATTCCCAGATCCCAGACTCTGTGTCCACAGGAGGAACCAGCAGGATCTCCTTCCACAGCTTCACACCACAGACCATCAGAGAATATCAAACAACTGAACCCAGCACACTGAATGTAGGGGGCCTGAAGCCATCTGGAGGAGAAGCTAGGTTCACTGGTCCCCACACTGGTCCTAATGGTTCTAAGGATTTGGATTCCACCCTGAAGATCCAGAGCAGGTTTGGCTGTAGTGGTGTGTCCAGTCAGAATGGGGGCAGCATTCATCGAGGCATCTTCAGAG GTAAACAGGTCAGCTGA
- the LOC111574960 gene encoding uncharacterized protein LOC111574960 isoform X2 has protein sequence MKTALFIVGLIFFCCESTERTTAEGQLDGFVQSECRDRYLWIHVASGQTPRFEAVDGTEVHSIGEQLASRCGYTISIFKMDSYTTFRASYYSCFTQNQNDEVFTFRFNVLVSDRGGRWTSQSVSAVCPGLTWTHREIICEEDYMEVNVNRESSCGGHQGDGGKVWQEAFAQAQKTASLTWQLMFRRSDGQVSSMSVTEAQRWGYSLTTTAQRVVLRSPYKQPHAEVTMVAGVSVKVVQVSLFFKQKLVMVMIDMSMACTVNTGSFDGDRLLWDIPRVLTPLVGEGARFESRSFSLGVESVLLDEPTMTSRGFNMVQRGGMIQISVPFGAEGGYRKSLVVNNMYKEAYTIFLLYEHVFSLLYEDGSNIDTRHRMLRVLDTPLVCRPPFSLNQTVGGGKEFNVYLGNIPTDVILEDVWINGKRLPMSETSQQGFNISPVVHTNGSRSYELRLPFEDENVHWMYLGGGVVEYSIDINFTLTILPQRNSYYYHTFITARVFNRFPPEITAQCSDEGIFFSVAKPPHSHIIWEVGIDHEPLTQQLVAQRGYRLYNDSHRSTLEVPVFSVGYTYEEINLSNFYATFKLLLRDSKSLEVQTSTSKRCLFRTEDMIVCSADGTMTVVTTPSSTWPTVQPEKTTLLDPTCKPKETDRARALFEFKLDSCGTRAMVSEWYMVYENEILHDRLLMTDGPNFISRETQFKVTVRCFYPLGAVNRLSVDRIFKSAIPGLGSVKVFESHTDPTNKFTTKHCPDQSSARATNTPTNHVNPAPAAEEVLPHPGIMPPPKPGPSHFITVPGGHKKQLPLLNFPNPNLSPETQNHQVFQQVSSPLRHLMLWTEDRNVFSSPTDSHFHSSLPRYDLLPDSRAQLSHLNTPSVDFTKVKAETSRHSEGYLGLDLDSLGMHNEAPVVQQLGSSSQTPTPQGLNSLRDNFWHSALTWGLPTPGLNGIVKQSPESPVQSFTVQSSLSMPDLSQQHETHPTMSNYKSLGGRMEMANMRGRPLNLPQSQDEHQMHQFQPALQTPGRISYKLHLPSKDKNYDPAHTKHTTSKNHVPDSSGEPQLFVSGELTSTATSQVDQNLEKIGSIERRNVQPAVQNIRVKPLSKIVSSGPHLNQKPVAQKTNSQSSSPSSYTTSTKAVNNGGNPWTSQQLLGSNTREEHVLKRTGFLLPTQNQNHRDSVQDKWDWSDLPSNHQEHEQKLVSTSSKQQGHKKNLVLSPRCQQGREQKLVHPSQNQQGYDHVQSATETQNRGQESASFWRNIFPTAGASHIRVRPPSGLSGRLQTYDLSSLQNSQIPDSVSTGGTSRISFHSFTPQTIREYQTTEPSTLNVGGLKPSGGEARFTGPHTGPNGSKDLDSTLKIQSRFGCSGVSSQNGGSIHRGIFRGTNTTSTHTRSPYTTV, from the exons ATGAAAACTGCTTTGTTCATCGTTGG ACTCATCTTTTTCTGCTGTGAGTCCACAGAAAGAACAACAGCTGAAGGCCAACTAGATG GTTTTGTCCAGTCTGAGTGTCGAGATCGTTACCTGTGGATCCACGTGGCCTCAGGACAGACGCCTCGTTTCGAGGCCGTCG ATGGAACTGAAGTCCACTCTATTGGTGAGCAGCTTGCGTCGCGATGTGGTTACACCATCAGCATCTTCAAGATGGACAGCTACACCACCTTCAGAGCTTCATACTATTCCTGCTTCACCCAGAACCAG aatGACGAGGTGTTCACCTTCAGGTTTAATGTGTTGGTGAGTGATCGTGGTGGCAGGTGGACCAGCCAGTCTGTTTCTGCAGTCTGTCCTGGTCTCACCTGGACTCACAGAGAGATCATCTGTGAGGAGGACTACATGGAG GTGAATGTGAACAGAGAGTCTTCATGTGGAGGTCACCAGGGGGACGGTGGAAAGGTTTGGCAGGAGGCTTTCGCTCAG GCTCAGAAGACGGCGAGCTTGACTTGGCAGCTGATGTTCAGGCGGAGTGATGGGCAGGTTTCCTCCATGTCTGTCACTGAGGCCCAAAGGTGGGGTTACAGCCTGACCACCACCGCCCAGAGGGTGGTGCTTCGATCTCCATACAAACAGCCGCATGCTGAGGTCACGATG GTGGCTGGCGTCTCTGTCAAGGTTGTCCAGGTTTCTCTGTTCTTTAAGCAGAAGCTGGTCATGGTGATGATTGACATGTCCATGGCCTGTACAGTCA ATACAGGCTCTTTTGATGGGGACCGGCTCCTCTGGGACATCCCCCGGGTCCTGACTCCACTCGTCGGGGAGGGAGCAAGATTTGAGAGTCGAAGCTTCAGTCTGGGGGTGGAGAGTGTGCTGCTGGATGAACCCACCATGACCTCCAGAGGATTCAATATGGTCCAACGAGGAGGAATGATCCAGATCAGCGTTCCGTTTGGAGCTGAAGGTGGCTACAGGAAG aGTTTGGTGGTGAACAACATGTACAAGGAGGCGTATACGATCTTCCTGCTGTACGAACacgtcttctctctgctgtatGAAGACGGCAGCAACATCGACACCAGGCACAGAATGCTCCGAGTACTCGACACACCACTGGTTTGCCGTCCTCCCTTCAGCCTCAATC aGACAGTCGGTGGTGGCAAGGAGTTCAACGTCTACCTGGGTAACATTCCCACTGATGTCATCTTAGAGGACGTCTGGATCAATGGGAAGCGGCTGCCAATGTCAGAGACATCACAACAAGGCTTCAATATCAGTCCTGTTGTTCACACAAATGGCAGTCGAAGTTATGAGCTCCGATTGCCCTTTGAGGATGAAAATGTGCACTGGATG TATTTAGGTGGAGGTGTAGTGGAATACTCCATCGATATAAACTTCACTTTAACCATCCTGCCTCAGAGAAATTCCTACTACTACCACACCTTCATTACAGCACGAGTGTTCAACAGAT TCCCTCCAGAAATCACTGCTCAGTGTTCAGATGAAGGAATCTTCTTCAGCGTGGCCAAACCTCCTCACAGTCATATTATCTGGGAGGTTGGCATCGACCATGAACCTCTGACGCAACAACTGGTGGCCCAAAGAGGATATCGCCTCTACAACGACAGCCACAGAAGCACCCTGGAAGTCCCTGTGTTCTCTGTTGGGTACACATATGAA gaAATAAACTTGTCAAACTTTTATGCAACATTTAAGCTTCTTCTGAGAGACTCCAAATCTCTGGAGGTCCAGACATCCACCTCCAAACGCTGCCTCTTCCGAACTGAGGACATGATAG TTTGCTCTGCAGATGGGACCATGACGGTGGTGACAACCCCATCCTCCACCTGGCCCACAGTTCAGCCTGAGAAAACCACTCTGCTGGACCCCACCTGTAAGCCTAAAGAGACTGACAGAGCCAGAGCCTTGTTTGAGTTCAAGCTGGACTCCTGTGGGACCAGAGCCATG GTCAGTGAGTGGTACATGGTTTATGAGAACGAAATCCTCCATGATAGATTGCTGATGACAGATGGCCCAAACTTCATCTCCAGGGAAACTCAGTTCAA GGTCACAGTGAGGTGCTTCTATCCACTCGGTGCAGTCAACAGACTGTCTGTGGACAGGATCTTCAAATCAGCGATTCCTGGACTTGGTTCAGTCAAAGTCTTTGAGAGCCACACAG ATCCAACAAACAAATTCACTACTAAACACTGTCCAGATCAGAGTTCAGCGAGGGCCACAAACACCCCAACAAACCATGTTAACCCAGCCCCAGCTGCAGAAGAAGTTCTGCCTCATCCCGGCATCATGCCTCCACCAAAACCTGGGCCCAGTCACTTCATCACAGTGCCAGGAGGACACAAGAAGCAGCTCCCCTTATTAAACTTTCCAAACCCAAATCTTTCTCCTGAAACTCAAAACCACCAAGTCTTTCAACAGGTTTCATCTCCTCTTCGTCATCTCATGCTCTGGACAGAGGACCGAAATGTATTCTCATCTCCAACAGATTCCCACTTCCACAGTTCTCTTCCCAGATATGATCTGTTACCAGACAGCAGAGCCCAGCTGTCACATCTCAACACACCAAGCGTGGACTTTAcaaaagtaaaagcagaaaCTTCAAGACACAGTGAAGGATATCTAGGCTTGGACTTGGATTCACTTGGCATGCATAATGAGGCTCCAGTTGTTCAACAGTTGGGAAGCTCCAGTCAGACTCCTACACCTCAAGGTTTAAACAGTTTAAGGGACAACTTCTGGCACTCTGCCCTGACATGGGGCCTGCCTACTCCTGGCCTAAATGGAATTGTCAAGCAAAGTCCAGAGAGTCCGGTGCAGAGTTTTACAGTCCAATCTTCTCTTAGCATGCCAGACCTGAGTCAGCAACACGAGACCCACCCAACTATGAGCAATTACAAATCCTTAGGTGGTAGGATGGAAATGGCCAACATGAGAGGAAGGCCTTTGAATCTGCCTCAAAGTCAGGATGAGCATCAAATGCATCAGTTTCAGCCAGCCCTTCAAACACCGGGCCGCATAAGCTATAAGCTGCATCTGCCCAGCAAAGACAAGAATTACGATCCCGCTCATACTAAACACACCACATCCAAAAATCATGTCCCTGATTCATCTGGAGAGCCACAGTTGTTTGTCAGTGGTGAACTGACGTCCACTGCAACCAGCCAAGTTGACCAAAACCTGGAGAAAATTGGGTCTATTGAAAGGAGGAATGTTCAGCCTGCAGTGCAGAACATAAGAGTAAAACCTTTAAGTAAAATTGTGTCTTCTGGTCCTCATCTCAATCAGAAACCTGTTGCCCAAAAGACAAACTCGCAAAGCTCTAGTCCATCCAGCTACACCACCAGTACCAAAGCTGTCAACAATGGTGGGAACCCTTGGACATCCCAACAGCTTCTGGGTTCAAACACAAGAGAGGAACATGTTCTTAAGCGAACAGGTTTTTTATTGCCAACACAGAATCAAAACCATCGTGACAGTGTCCAGGACAAATGGGATTGGTCTGATCTACCCTCAAATCACCAAGAACACGAGCAAAAACTGGTCTCCACATCCTCAAAACAGCAGGGACACAAGAAGAATCTGGTCCTTTCTCCCCGCTGCCAGCAGGGACGTGAGCAAAAACTGGTCCATCCAAGCCAGAACCAGCAGGGATATGATCATGTCCAATCAGccactgagacacaaaatagagGACAGGAATCTGCttcattttggagaaatatcTTTCCAACAGCAG GGGCGTCTCACATCAGAGTCAGACCTCCTTCTGGTCTTTCAGGAAGACTCCAGACTTATGACCTGTCCAGCCTGCAGAATTCCCAGATCCCAGACTCTGTGTCCACAGGAGGAACCAGCAGGATCTCCTTCCACAGCTTCACACCACAGACCATCAGAGAATATCAAACAACTGAACCCAGCACACTGAATGTAGGGGGCCTGAAGCCATCTGGAGGAGAAGCTAGGTTCACTGGTCCCCACACTGGTCCTAATGGTTCTAAGGATTTGGATTCCACCCTGAAGATCCAGAGCAGGTTTGGCTGTAGTGGTGTGTCCAGTCAGAATGGGGGCAGCATTCATCGAGGCATCTTCAGAGGTACCAACACAACCAGCACTCACACCAGATCCCCATACACCACAGTGTAA